The Engystomops pustulosus chromosome 1, aEngPut4.maternal, whole genome shotgun sequence genome has a window encoding:
- the LOC140119410 gene encoding microtubule-associated serine/threonine-protein kinase 3-like yields the protein MKKMDRQKLNPRRLARAYLERDILTFANCPFVVSMSGSFATKLHLCMVMEYVGGGDCRNLLNTRRWLSVTLARMYFAEVVLGVEYLHSYGVVHRDLKPENLLITPTGHIKVTDVGLSTLGLMRPASNKHKASIEEITREFVDDEVCYTNNFASSVLYKSHLFLLLSYYF from the exons ATGAAGAAAATGGACAGGCAGAAGCTCAACCCAAGAAGACTTGCCCGGGCCTACCTCGAGAGGGACATCCTAACATTTGCAAACTGTCCCTTTGTAGTCTCCATGTCCGGCTCTTTTGCGACCAAACTTCATCTGTGTATGGTCATGGAGTATGTAGGCG GAGGAGACTGCAGGAATCTTCTAAACACCAGAAGATGGTTATCTGTCACCTTGGCCCGCATGTACTTTGCTGAAGTGGTTCTTGGGGTAGAATATCTCCATAGCTATGGTGTGGTGCACAGAGACCTGAAGCCTGAAAA TCTCCTGATAACACCCACTGGACACATTAAAGTCACAGATGTTGGATTATCAACGCTTGGCCTTATGAGACCTGCATCTAACAAGCACAAGGCGTCCATTGAGGAGATCACCAGAGAGTTCGTTGATGATGAGGTCTGTTACACTAACAACTTTGCTTCTTCTGTTCTTTATAAATCTCATTTATTTCTCCTTCTCTCCTATTATTTCTAA